One genomic segment of Desulfonatronum thioautotrophicum includes these proteins:
- a CDS encoding AIR synthase-related protein, with amino-acid sequence MLWRVEVGLRPQVTDTLGNRVCSKISQELGIAVDRVDAIKVFTVAGLDEAQIRLVLERHVLHDPILHQASLQPLPAVGGGFDWALEVGFRPGVTDNEGRTAAQSVAMVLGLPAPWPKDFAVCTSTRYLLSGDIDEAAARCIAKDLLANELIQRIDLKSSFQWETEPGFPARTAQVVGRPSDTIQTINLSGLSHAELLEISRKGVLALSLEEMLAIRDYYERPEVITARMAQGLPEAPTDVELEALAQTWSEHCKHKIFNAKITYQISSQADSPVPGPSALAIDSLYKTFIQRPTAQIRQRMGADDFCLSVFKDNAGVIRFDQGHNICVKVETHNSPSALDPYGGALTGIVGVNRDPMGTGLGAELLCNTDVFCLGSPFYDQPLPPRLLHPRRVLEGVREGVEHGGNKSGIPTVNGSLVFHDRFLGKPLIFCGTVGIMPAQVAGRPSHVKQARPGDAIVMVGGRIGKDGIHGATFSSEELHADSPATAVQIGDPITQRKMYDFLMTARDRGLYQAITDNGAGGLSSSVGEMAQDSGGCDLDLSLAPLKYDGLQPWEILLSEAQERMTAAVAPEDLNAFLALARRMDVEATALGTFTDSGLFHIRFGERVVGSLSMDFLHDGTPQMHLEAVWSPPVQEEIAVELLGGPEGVGNRDHGQLLERILGRLNVCSKEYVIRQYDHEVQGGSVIKPLMGVLADGPTDAAVIRPLLDAHRGLVVSHGICPKFSDLDTYWMTANAVDEAVRNAVAVGADPARMAGVDNFCWCDPVQSEKTPDGRYKLAQLVRANQALAHYCLAYGVPCISGKDSMKNDYSVAGIKISVPPTVLFSLVGVVEDVRGCVSSDFKQPGDLVYLLGTTRSELGGSELADELGLSGGLVPQVDALANRQRYHTLHAAIRCGLVRAAHDLSDGGLATALAEMAIGGRLGARVDLVHTSSTPRNLPVTTLLYSESAGRLLVCVAPDQAEKFEALFAGQALSRIGHVQQEPTLLIKNADIPVLSASVERLATAWQATMNW; translated from the coding sequence ATGCTGTGGCGCGTGGAGGTGGGCCTGCGGCCCCAGGTGACCGACACCCTTGGAAACCGGGTCTGCAGCAAGATATCCCAGGAATTGGGCATTGCCGTGGATCGTGTGGACGCCATCAAGGTGTTTACCGTGGCCGGCCTGGATGAAGCGCAGATTCGCCTTGTTTTGGAGCGCCATGTGCTTCACGATCCCATCCTGCACCAGGCGTCCTTGCAACCCCTGCCTGCTGTGGGCGGAGGATTTGACTGGGCACTGGAAGTGGGCTTTCGGCCCGGGGTGACGGACAACGAAGGCCGGACCGCGGCCCAGAGCGTAGCCATGGTTCTGGGCCTGCCGGCCCCCTGGCCCAAAGATTTTGCCGTGTGCACATCCACCCGGTACCTGCTCTCCGGGGATATCGACGAAGCCGCCGCACGGTGCATTGCCAAGGACCTGCTGGCCAATGAATTGATCCAGCGCATTGATCTGAAAAGTTCGTTCCAGTGGGAGACCGAGCCGGGCTTTCCGGCTCGGACCGCCCAAGTTGTGGGACGACCCAGTGACACAATCCAGACCATCAACCTTTCCGGCCTCAGCCATGCGGAACTGTTGGAAATCAGCCGCAAGGGCGTCCTGGCCCTCAGCCTGGAGGAGATGCTGGCAATCCGCGACTACTACGAGCGGCCGGAAGTTATCACGGCCCGCATGGCTCAGGGCTTGCCCGAAGCACCCACGGACGTGGAGCTGGAAGCCTTGGCCCAAACCTGGTCGGAACACTGCAAGCACAAGATCTTCAACGCCAAAATCACCTACCAAATCAGCAGCCAAGCCGACTCTCCGGTACCCGGCCCCTCCGCCTTGGCCATCGACAGCCTGTACAAAACCTTCATCCAGAGGCCCACGGCCCAGATTCGGCAGCGCATGGGTGCGGACGACTTCTGCCTTTCCGTATTCAAGGACAATGCCGGGGTGATTCGTTTCGATCAGGGCCACAACATCTGCGTCAAGGTGGAGACCCACAACAGCCCTTCGGCATTGGACCCATACGGCGGGGCGTTGACCGGAATCGTGGGCGTGAACCGTGACCCGATGGGCACCGGCCTGGGCGCCGAACTGCTCTGCAATACTGATGTTTTCTGCCTGGGGTCACCGTTTTACGATCAGCCCTTGCCGCCGCGCCTGCTCCATCCGCGTCGCGTTCTGGAGGGTGTGCGCGAGGGCGTGGAGCACGGCGGCAACAAGTCCGGCATCCCCACGGTGAACGGCTCCCTGGTCTTTCATGACCGCTTCCTGGGCAAGCCGCTGATCTTCTGCGGAACCGTGGGGATCATGCCCGCGCAGGTGGCCGGTCGGCCCAGCCATGTCAAGCAGGCCCGGCCTGGGGACGCCATCGTGATGGTCGGTGGCCGGATCGGCAAGGACGGCATCCATGGGGCCACCTTTTCTTCAGAGGAACTGCACGCGGACTCCCCGGCCACGGCGGTCCAGATCGGCGATCCCATCACCCAGCGCAAGATGTATGATTTCTTGATGACTGCCCGGGATCGAGGTCTTTACCAGGCCATCACGGACAACGGCGCCGGGGGGTTGAGTTCCTCCGTGGGGGAAATGGCCCAGGACAGCGGCGGCTGCGACCTGGATCTGAGCCTGGCCCCCTTGAAGTACGATGGCCTGCAACCATGGGAAATTCTCCTCTCCGAAGCCCAGGAGCGCATGACCGCTGCCGTGGCCCCGGAAGATCTGAATGCCTTCCTGGCTCTGGCCCGGCGCATGGACGTCGAAGCTACGGCGCTTGGAACCTTCACGGACAGTGGCCTGTTTCACATCCGCTTCGGCGAACGCGTGGTGGGTAGCCTGAGCATGGACTTCCTGCACGACGGCACGCCGCAAATGCACCTGGAGGCGGTCTGGTCCCCGCCGGTACAGGAGGAAATCGCCGTGGAACTCCTGGGTGGGCCTGAGGGGGTCGGCAACAGGGATCATGGCCAGCTTTTGGAACGCATCCTGGGCCGGCTCAACGTCTGCAGCAAGGAATATGTCATCCGTCAATACGACCATGAGGTCCAGGGCGGCAGTGTGATCAAGCCCTTGATGGGCGTTCTTGCCGACGGCCCCACGGACGCGGCGGTGATCCGTCCGCTGCTCGATGCTCATCGCGGTTTGGTCGTTTCCCATGGTATCTGCCCCAAATTCAGCGACCTGGACACCTACTGGATGACCGCCAATGCCGTGGACGAAGCCGTGCGTAACGCCGTGGCCGTGGGCGCGGACCCGGCGCGGATGGCCGGGGTGGACAACTTCTGCTGGTGCGACCCGGTCCAGTCCGAGAAAACCCCGGACGGTCGCTACAAGCTGGCCCAACTGGTGCGGGCCAACCAGGCCCTGGCCCACTATTGTCTGGCTTACGGCGTCCCCTGCATCTCGGGCAAGGACTCCATGAAGAACGACTACTCCGTGGCCGGGATCAAGATTTCCGTGCCGCCCACCGTGCTTTTCAGTCTGGTGGGCGTGGTGGAAGACGTCCGAGGCTGTGTGTCCTCGGACTTCAAGCAGCCAGGAGATCTGGTCTACCTGCTGGGCACGACCCGTTCCGAACTGGGCGGTTCGGAGCTGGCGGATGAATTGGGGTTGTCCGGCGGGCTGGTGCCCCAGGTGGATGCCCTGGCCAATCGCCAACGCTACCACACCCTGCACGCGGCCATCCGCTGCGGTCTGGTCCGGGCTGCCCACGATCTTTCCGACGGAGGACTGGCAACGGCTTTGGCGGAAATGGCCATTGGCGGCCGCCTGGGAGCACGGGTCGATCTGGTCCACACCTCATCCACTCCCAGGAACCTGCCAGTGACAACCTTGCTGTACAGTGAATCCGCGGGCCGTTTGCTGGTCTGCGTGGCCCCGGACCAGGCGGAAAAATTCGAAGCCCTGTTTGCGGGGCAAGCCCTGTCCCGCATCGGCCATGTGCAGCAGGAACCGACACTCTTGATCAAAAACGCCGACATCCCTGTACTGAGCGCTTCTGTTGAACGGCTGGCCACTGCTTGGCAGGCGACCATGAACTGGTGA
- a CDS encoding polyprenyl synthetase family protein, whose amino-acid sequence MRVLQGLLQQELPIINDRLARETRQLPDLVRAVAEHVLLAGGKRLRPMLTILFFRCMANHIPSGSAPSRPETLDIYPMACAMEFLHSATLLHDDILDGSDLRRGRTTAHLVFGRTETILAGDVLLALGNRLVAEYADARLSWRVAEAIMRTASGEIQELEWIKHPSLSQEQYLEIITGKTAYLIQAACHCGALLSGTDKAVHQAALDFGINLGIAFQLTDDALDYSSQAAVTGKPIGNDLREGKLTLPLILYTQTLPTDERNALMSWVNTLGANADPTALSSEDNDRHTQVVQAVRAGGCVEQTRAHAAQYVALAEKALTSLPEGLERTALQEALQHTLHREK is encoded by the coding sequence ATGCGCGTTCTTCAAGGCCTTCTGCAGCAAGAGTTGCCCATCATCAACGACCGCTTGGCGCGAGAAACCCGGCAGTTGCCGGACCTGGTCCGCGCCGTGGCGGAGCATGTGCTGTTGGCTGGGGGCAAACGGTTACGGCCGATGCTGACCATCCTCTTTTTCCGGTGCATGGCCAACCACATTCCCAGCGGTTCAGCACCTTCTCGCCCAGAGACACTGGATATTTACCCCATGGCCTGTGCCATGGAGTTTCTGCATTCAGCCACCTTGCTGCACGACGATATACTTGACGGCAGCGACCTGCGCCGCGGCCGGACCACGGCCCACCTTGTTTTTGGCCGGACGGAAACGATTCTGGCCGGGGACGTCCTCCTGGCCCTGGGCAACCGATTGGTGGCCGAATATGCCGACGCCCGACTGAGCTGGCGCGTGGCCGAGGCGATTATGCGCACGGCATCCGGGGAAATTCAGGAACTGGAGTGGATCAAGCATCCCAGCTTGTCCCAGGAGCAATACCTGGAAATCATCACCGGGAAGACAGCCTACCTCATCCAGGCAGCCTGCCATTGCGGAGCCCTCCTTTCCGGGACGGATAAAGCCGTTCACCAGGCCGCCCTGGATTTCGGCATCAATCTGGGCATCGCTTTCCAGCTTACGGACGATGCCCTGGACTATTCGTCACAGGCCGCGGTCACCGGCAAACCCATCGGCAATGACCTGCGGGAAGGGAAACTGACCCTGCCCCTGATCCTCTACACCCAGACCCTGCCGACGGATGAACGCAACGCCCTCATGTCCTGGGTCAACACCCTGGGAGCGAACGCTGATCCCACCGCCCTCTCCAGCGAGGACAATGACCGCCACACACAAGTCGTCCAGGCGGTGCGTGCGGGCGGTTGCGTGGAACAAACCCGCGCTCATGCTGCCCAATACGTTGCATTGGCCGAAAAAGCCCTCACATCTCTCCCAGAAGGTCTGGAGCGCACCGCGCTTCAAGAAGCACTCCAACACACCCTGCACCGCGAAAAATAG
- a CDS encoding DEAD/DEAH box helicase, whose product MNEENTRQQSQLAGPNPELSDAELAALPAALQEGCSRAGWSELTLVQKKAIPYVLSGRNIMVQARTGSGKTGAFILPLLERIDVTRPDCQAMVLTPTRELARQVAQEAAVLAGESGLNVVPVYGGVGYQAQRDAFRQGAHLVVGTPGRILDHLLGRNLSLNHLRTLIFDEADRMLSVGFYPDMRELQRYLPAKGVDAFMFSATYPESVIRLGREFLTDPAFLGLSGDQVHIAEIEHSFCVVPPMLRDKTLIRLLEMENPTSAIIFCNTKNNVEFVTAILKQYGFDAEDISSNLSQNKREEVLARIRSGNLRLLVATDVAGRGIDIPGLSHVFLYESPEDPESYIHRAGRTGRAGASGTVITLVDIMEKIELDRIATRFGIKLLERNSPEETDVLPILEDRITVLLENKQRRLTLAQKERTARFLPTIPKFAQSEDTAALLALLLDELYQRSMNVSPPEPDTRTGRTRRPTSPPQSGPSAEGAKKKRRRRKPKTPPSGKNTGGAGESRPETHSTEE is encoded by the coding sequence GTGAATGAAGAAAATACCCGTCAACAATCCCAGTTAGCCGGGCCGAACCCTGAATTGTCCGATGCCGAACTGGCCGCCTTGCCTGCTGCGTTGCAAGAGGGCTGTTCCCGGGCCGGATGGTCCGAACTGACGCTGGTCCAGAAAAAAGCAATCCCCTATGTCCTGTCCGGCCGGAACATCATGGTCCAGGCCCGGACCGGAAGCGGCAAGACCGGGGCGTTCATCCTGCCCCTGCTGGAACGCATTGACGTCACCCGGCCGGATTGCCAAGCCATGGTGCTCACCCCTACCCGGGAACTGGCCCGGCAAGTCGCCCAGGAAGCCGCGGTGCTGGCCGGAGAATCCGGTTTGAACGTGGTGCCGGTGTATGGAGGCGTTGGCTACCAGGCGCAACGGGACGCCTTTCGCCAGGGCGCTCATCTTGTGGTGGGCACTCCGGGCCGCATCCTGGACCACCTCCTGGGGCGCAACCTCAGCCTGAACCACCTGCGCACCCTGATTTTCGATGAAGCGGACCGGATGCTTTCCGTGGGCTTCTACCCGGACATGCGCGAGTTGCAACGCTACTTGCCGGCCAAGGGCGTGGATGCGTTCATGTTTTCGGCCACCTACCCGGAAAGCGTCATCCGGCTGGGCCGGGAATTTTTGACGGACCCGGCCTTTCTCGGCCTGTCAGGGGACCAGGTGCACATTGCGGAGATTGAGCACTCCTTTTGTGTCGTTCCGCCCATGCTCCGGGACAAAACCCTGATCCGCCTGCTGGAGATGGAGAACCCCACTTCGGCGATCATCTTTTGCAATACCAAAAACAACGTGGAATTCGTCACCGCCATTCTCAAGCAGTACGGATTCGATGCCGAGGACATTTCCTCCAATTTGTCCCAAAACAAGCGGGAAGAGGTTCTGGCCCGGATTCGCTCCGGAAACCTGCGCCTTCTGGTCGCCACTGACGTGGCTGGTCGAGGCATCGACATCCCTGGTCTGTCCCATGTCTTCCTTTACGAGTCCCCGGAAGACCCGGAATCCTACATCCACCGGGCCGGACGCACCGGTCGGGCCGGGGCATCCGGTACGGTGATCACCCTGGTGGATATCATGGAAAAGATCGAGCTGGACCGCATCGCCACCCGGTTCGGGATAAAGTTGCTGGAGCGGAATTCACCGGAGGAAACGGACGTTCTGCCCATCCTGGAGGATCGGATCACGGTGCTCTTGGAAAACAAACAGCGCCGCTTGACCCTGGCCCAGAAGGAGCGGACCGCCCGCTTTCTCCCGACCATCCCCAAGTTCGCGCAGAGCGAAGACACCGCGGCATTGCTCGCCCTGCTCCTGGACGAACTCTACCAGCGCTCCATGAATGTCTCCCCGCCGGAGCCGGATACCCGGACGGGGCGAACCCGCCGTCCAACATCCCCCCCCCAGTCAGGCCCATCGGCTGAAGGTGCCAAAAAAAAGCGCCGACGCCGCAAACCCAAGACGCCCCCTTCCGGCAAAAATACCGGGGGAGCCGGAGAGAGCCGCCCTGAAACCCACTCCACTGAAGAATGA